The Coffea arabica cultivar ET-39 chromosome 9e, Coffea Arabica ET-39 HiFi, whole genome shotgun sequence genome has a window encoding:
- the LOC113729256 gene encoding uncharacterized protein, which translates to MSTHPKSSDRPVTAPSADLVNLGAQLSEILNKFNELSMEMTAQWHVIDQLVAGSGSGTQHEPLPTNQTEPQPILLPYTQTSVTSRVINPPEEAFTYSTHGLPHTYALTIQTNPPHPQIPQNYPPVNLNMPLEPQGPYYYSTAEPFTLDTATQGKIEAGESFVPIDKNLLKRLDRLDEFMRNSEGLSKQGGLDYNELCLFPNMQLLVGFKAPKFSKYDGRDNLKTYLRMFANKLGKLIDDENLPVRLFPESLEGDALDWYSNLKPDEMRTWMNLSTAFVRQYEYNYELALTRTTLEGTKRKLSEDHKTYAKRWRKLATKVELPMTEDEIVRTFIKTHDPPYFEEIFRMTGCSFAEIVNKLEEYDEFVRAGKIVNVSALKSQLEALQNPSSSSKMPQFKKKDGEVALVWDQGFSSRPRFQQYPTYSSHYPNPGLVYYITVNHPRSWPNYASPPTIPFPISQTNPQIQPRLPYNPKPVPPNKQTYNHPQTNKIQNLDRSQTFTNLGRPIGQLYEQLKATGKIDDIPPPKYPRRGFSAGYDPQAACAYHSGAPGHSTDNCWVLKHKIQDMIEAGDIVLRKREEQGPSTSTNPSPEHKDTITAFTPNEKI; encoded by the coding sequence atgagtacacaTCCTAAATCCTCTGATAGGCCTGTAACGGCACCATCAGCTGATTTGGTAAACCTGGGAGCTCAACTGAGcgaaattttgaataaatttaaTGAGCTAAGCATGGAAATGACGGCCCAATGGCACGTAATCGATCAGTTAGTTGCTGGAAGTGGCAGCGGTACTCAACATGAGCCCTTACCTACTAACCAAACTGAACCGCAACCAATACTTTTACCTTATACTCAAACCTCCGTTACTTCACGTGTCATAAATCCACCTGAAGAGGCCTTCACCTATTCCACTCATGGCCTACCACATACCTATGCActcactatccaaacaaatcctCCTCACCCTCAAATTCCACAAAATTATCCACCTGTAAATCTGAACATGCCACTTGAACCTCAAGGACCCTATTACTATTCCACCGCTGAACCATTCACGCTAGACACCGCTACCCAAGGAAAAATTGAAGCTGGGGAATCCTTCGTGCCAATCGACAAGAATCTGTTAAAAAGGTTGGATCGACTGGATGAATTCATGAGGAACAGCGAAGGCTTGAGTAAACAAGGAGGGTTGGATTATAACGAGTTGTGTTTGTTCCCCAATATGCAATTGCTTGTGGGTTTTAAAGCACCCAAGTTTAGCAAATATGACGGAAGAGACAACCTTAAGACATATCTCCGAATGTTTGCCAACAAATTAGGAAAGCTAATAGATGATGAGAATTTGCCGGTTCGGTTGTTCCCTGAAAGCTTAGAAGGCGACGCACTCGATTGGTACTCTAATTTGAAGCCTGATGAGATGAGGACCTGGATGAACTTGTCAACTGCGTTTGTGAGACAATACGAGTATAATTACGAGCTTGCTCTGACGAGGACCACACTTGAAGGGACTAAAAGGAAGCTATCTGAGGATCACAAAACTTATGCAAAGCGATGGAGGAAATTGGCTACCAAGGTGGAACTTCCTATGACCGAGGATGAAATTGTTCGAACATTTATCAAAACTCATGACCCGCCCTATTTTgaggaaattttccgcatgactggatgctcgtttgCAGAAATTGTCAACAAATTGGAGGAATATGATGAATTTGTAAGAGcgggaaagattgttaatgtgtcagcTCTAAAATCGCAATTAGAAGCCTTGCAAAATCCAAGCAGTAGTAGCAAGATGCCTCAgttcaaaaagaaagatgggGAAGTCGCATTAGTCTGGGACCAAGGCTTTTCTTCCCGACCTAGATTTCAGCAATACCCCACATATTCATCTCACTACCCAAACCCAGGCCTTGTTTACTATATTACTGTCAATCACCCTCGCTCTTGGCCAAACTATGCAAGCCCACCTACAATACCCTTCCCAATATCTCAAACCAACCCTCAAATTCAACCTCGTCTACCTTATAACCCTAAACCTGTTCCACCAAACAAACAGACCTACAACCATCCTCAAACCAATAAAATACAAAACCTCGACCGATCTCAAACTTTTACCAACTTAGGCAGGCCTATTGGCCAACTGTATGAACAGCTCAAGGCCACCGGTAAAATTGATGACATACCTCCTCCAAAATACCCTCGTCGAGGTTTCTCTGCTGGGTACGACCCTCAAGCCGCTTGTGCCTACCATTCTGGAGCGCCTGGTCACTCGACCGATAACTGTTGGGTACTAAAGCATAAGATCCAGGACATGATCGAAGCAGGAGATATAGTGttaaggaaaagggaagaacaaggaccgagtaCAAGTACGAATCCTTCtcctgaacacaaggacaccaTCACGGCATTTACCCCcaatgaaaaaatttga